One Elephas maximus indicus isolate mEleMax1 chromosome X, mEleMax1 primary haplotype, whole genome shotgun sequence DNA segment encodes these proteins:
- the LOC126069691 gene encoding cytochrome c oxidase subunit 7B, mitochondrial produces the protein MFSMAKNALSRLQVRSIQQTMARQSHQKRAPDFHDKYGNAILASGATFCVALWTYVTTQIGIEWNLSPVGRITPKEWRDQ, from the exons ATGTTTTCCATGGCCAAAAACGCACTAAGTCGTCTTCAAG ttCGAAGCATTCAGCAAACAATGGCAAGGCAGAGCCACCAGAAACGTGCACCTGATTTCCATGACAAGTATGGTAATGCTATATTAGCTAGTGGAGCTACATTCTGTGTTGCACTATGGACATAT GTAACAACACAAATTGGAATAGAATGGAACCTGTCCCCTGTTGGCAGAATCACCCCAAAGGAATGGAGAGATCAGTAA